One Papaver somniferum cultivar HN1 chromosome 10, ASM357369v1, whole genome shotgun sequence genomic window carries:
- the LOC113317311 gene encoding MADS-box transcription factor 51-like — MGTGRKKIEIKMIHDRKKRSVTFSKRRQGLFKKADELCRLTGADISLSVFSPSGRLYTFGCPNSDEVLYRFPVKEEEKEVDGDGNNSRSENGDGFWWNDLNIVELDTLEKVDAVTEQLLQVQNLVVKRKEELLAALSTTSAAANETTTGNMEDSCMFSVKQEGDSWFPSLTSGYMNEFDELLKDFYVDQKMQQLPAY, encoded by the coding sequence ATGGGTACAGGGAGGAAGAAGATTGAGATAAAGATGATACATGATAGGAAAAAGAGAAGTGTAACATTCTCCAAAAGACGTCAAGGTCTGTTTAAGAAAGCTGATGAATTATGTCGTCTCACTGGTGCAGATATTTCTCTGAGTGTATTCTCCCCTTCTGGAAGATTGTATACGTTTGGTTGCCCTAATTCAGATGAAGTCCTTTACAGATTTCctgtgaaagaagaagaaaaggaagttgATGGTGATGGGAATAATAGTAGATCAGAAAATGGTGATGGGTTTTGGTGGAATGATTTAAACATTGTAGAACTTGATACTCTCGAGAAGGTAGACGCTGTGACAGAACAATTGCTTCAAGTGCAGAATCTTGTTGTCAAGAGAAAGGAAGAATTACTTGCTGCATTATCCACTACTTCAGCAGCGGCAAACGAAACTACTACTGGTAATATGGAGGATTCTTGTATGTTTTCAGTGAAACAAGAAGGCGATTCTTGGTTTCCTTCTCTAACGTCTGGTTATATGAATGAGTTTGATGAGTTACTGAAAGATTTCTATGTTGATCAAAAGATGCAACAACTGCCGGCTTATTAA